In the Thermodesulfobacteriota bacterium genome, one interval contains:
- a CDS encoding RNA polymerase sigma factor RpoD/SigA: MKKSKEYPKLAPDIRALETRESGVDYDAVAPFEDEDDNLQFDDDTGTEFDPGAPRRKRKKKPGASKLEEHLRLLHVYFRDLEHETSLLSPKEELRIAANIRKCENKAEAIRAVLTELAEGKLPKKPQKEYPFYDGGDMLDYVQRMNTLSNAYMKRSNELKNRFIKSNLKLVISIAKNYMGRGLPLADLIQEGNLGLMRAVEKFDYTLGYKFSTYASWWIQQAVFRAPFEKTKTIRIPVYLYEWAGKVKAVTALLTKELDREPTCEEIAKELEIAPSVVKRIIQTASDVMNNVQSLDAPISNDDQRTYIEFVEDSKIPPPDTAILKRSVQNRIEDVLSTLSPKEEEIIRMRFGIGIETTYTLNEIGDKFGVTRERIRQIEKSALDKIASSYLGDYLRDLV, from the coding sequence ATGAAGAAGTCAAAGGAATATCCTAAGCTCGCCCCTGATATAAGGGCGCTCGAGACGCGCGAGTCCGGGGTCGACTACGATGCGGTCGCCCCGTTCGAGGACGAAGACGACAACCTGCAGTTCGACGACGATACCGGGACCGAATTCGATCCCGGTGCACCGCGCAGGAAACGGAAGAAAAAGCCCGGGGCTTCGAAGCTCGAAGAGCACCTCCGCCTTCTTCACGTCTACTTCCGCGACCTCGAGCACGAAACGTCACTCCTCTCTCCGAAAGAAGAGCTCCGCATCGCGGCCAACATCCGTAAATGCGAGAACAAGGCCGAGGCCATAAGGGCCGTCCTCACGGAGCTCGCCGAGGGGAAGCTGCCGAAGAAGCCCCAAAAAGAGTATCCCTTTTACGACGGCGGCGACATGCTCGACTACGTACAGAGGATGAACACCCTCTCCAACGCCTACATGAAACGCTCGAACGAGCTCAAGAACCGCTTTATAAAATCCAATTTAAAACTCGTAATCAGTATAGCCAAGAACTACATGGGAAGGGGGCTCCCGCTCGCCGACCTCATACAGGAAGGCAACCTCGGCCTCATGCGCGCCGTCGAAAAATTCGACTATACACTGGGATATAAATTCTCGACCTACGCGAGCTGGTGGATACAGCAGGCCGTCTTCCGCGCCCCGTTCGAAAAAACGAAGACAATTCGCATCCCCGTTTATCTCTACGAATGGGCCGGGAAGGTCAAGGCCGTAACCGCGCTCCTGACGAAGGAGCTCGACAGGGAGCCCACCTGCGAGGAAATAGCCAAGGAGCTCGAAATAGCGCCCTCCGTAGTAAAGCGCATAATACAGACGGCGTCCGACGTGATGAACAACGTGCAGTCCCTGGACGCACCCATTTCCAACGACGACCAGCGCACCTACATCGAATTCGTCGAGGATTCGAAAATACCGCCCCCCGACACCGCCATACTCAAGCGCTCTGTCCAGAATAGGATAGAGGACGTCCTCTCGACGCTCAGCCCCAAGGAAGAGGAAATCATAAGGATGCGCTTCGGCATAGGTATCGAAACCACCTACACTCTGAACGAGATCGGCGACAAGTTCGGCGTAACCAGGGAGCGCATAAGACAGATCGAAAAATCAGCTCTCGACAAGATAGCGTCCTCCTACCTCGGCGATTATCTCAGGGATTTAGTCTAG
- a CDS encoding LysM peptidoglycan-binding domain-containing protein has protein sequence MSITPILITLGFVASSAHSIEFPPEPPKRVIAHTVKRAEELHLLAGYYYRDPRQWVRIYRDNAGTIRNPNRIYPGQVLYITVDQDWTPPFDLDAYVAEWGTYLLDGTVPE, from the coding sequence ATGTCTATTACGCCTATACTAATCACACTTGGATTCGTGGCATCTTCCGCTCATTCCATCGAATTTCCGCCGGAGCCGCCGAAGAGGGTTATCGCCCACACCGTTAAGCGTGCAGAGGAGCTTCACCTGCTGGCGGGGTATTACTACAGGGACCCGAGGCAGTGGGTGAGGATATACCGGGATAACGCGGGGACGATTCGGAATCCGAACAGGATTTACCCGGGTCAGGTCCTGTACATAACGGTGGACCAGGACTGGACGCCGCCCTTCGACCTCGACGCCTACGTTGCCGAGTGGGGGACGTATTTGCTTGACGGGACAGTGCCGGAATGA
- the dtd gene encoding D-aminoacyl-tRNA deacylase: MRAIIQRVKEAKVDVAGETVGKIGEGMLVLLGAGKDDTSADADYLVDKILALRIFEDADGKMNLSVTNTPGSLLVVSQFTLYGDCRKGRRPSFDKAAPPEVAEALYEEFVSKLRARGAHVETGRFRAIMDVHLVNRGPVTLMLDSKKEF; the protein is encoded by the coding sequence ATGCGCGCGATAATCCAACGAGTAAAAGAAGCGAAGGTCGATGTCGCCGGCGAAACCGTCGGTAAAATAGGGGAGGGTATGCTCGTCCTCCTCGGGGCTGGCAAGGATGATACGTCCGCCGACGCCGATTACCTCGTCGACAAAATCCTGGCGCTCCGCATATTCGAGGACGCTGACGGCAAGATGAACCTCTCCGTCACGAATACGCCCGGCTCGCTCCTCGTCGTCTCCCAGTTCACCCTCTACGGCGACTGCCGGAAGGGCAGGCGGCCATCCTTCGACAAGGCCGCCCCGCCCGAAGTCGCCGAGGCCCTTTACGAAGAATTCGTGTCGAAGCTCCGCGCCCGCGGGGCACACGTCGAAACCGGCCGCTTCCGCGCCATTATGGACGTCCATCTCGTGAACCGGGGGCCGGTAACACTGATGCTGGACAGTAAGAAGGAATTTTAG
- a CDS encoding VOC family protein: MKKNTICLWYNHDAEEAAHFYARTFPDSKVGAVHRAPSDFPGGKEGDALVVHFTVCGVPCIGLNGGDAFKHSEAFSFQIATEDQAETDRYWNAIVDNGGTESACGWCKDKWGLSWQITPRVLTEALARGGDVAKRAFEAMMDMRKIDVARIEAAVRG; encoded by the coding sequence ATGAAGAAAAACACTATCTGCCTATGGTACAACCATGACGCGGAAGAAGCGGCGCACTTTTACGCCCGAACCTTTCCCGACAGCAAGGTCGGCGCAGTACACCGGGCGCCGTCCGACTTTCCGGGCGGTAAAGAGGGCGATGCCCTGGTTGTCCATTTCACGGTGTGCGGCGTGCCGTGCATCGGCCTCAACGGCGGGGACGCGTTCAAGCACAGCGAGGCGTTCTCTTTTCAGATCGCTACCGAAGACCAGGCGGAAACCGACCGTTACTGGAACGCCATTGTCGACAATGGAGGCACGGAAAGCGCATGCGGCTGGTGCAAGGATAAATGGGGCCTGTCGTGGCAGATCACGCCGCGCGTCCTGACAGAGGCACTGGCCAGGGGCGGCGATGTGGCGAAGCGCGCGTTCGAAGCGATGATGGATATGCGGAAGATAGACGTCGCCAGGATCGAGGCGGCGGTGCGCGGGTAA
- the smpB gene encoding SsrA-binding protein SmpB gives MEKVVCTHPRARRDYDIEENYEAGIELKGSEVKSLRVNQASIKESFAMIRDGEVFLINSYIAPYEQANLFNHEPRRDRKLLLNKREINRLMGKTLIRGYTLIPLKVYFKKGKAKVDLALGKGKKVHDRRDDIKKREADREMEKALKRRY, from the coding sequence ATGGAAAAGGTGGTCTGCACTCATCCGAGGGCAAGGCGCGATTACGACATCGAGGAAAACTACGAGGCCGGCATCGAGCTCAAGGGCTCCGAGGTGAAATCGCTGCGCGTGAACCAGGCGAGCATAAAGGAGAGCTTCGCCATGATCAGGGACGGCGAGGTGTTCCTCATTAACAGCTACATCGCTCCCTACGAGCAGGCGAACCTCTTCAACCACGAGCCCCGCCGCGACCGGAAGCTCCTCCTCAACAAACGCGAGATTAACCGTCTCATGGGCAAAACCCTCATCCGCGGCTACACCCTCATCCCGCTCAAGGTCTACTTCAAAAAGGGCAAGGCCAAGGTGGACCTCGCCCTCGGCAAGGGCAAGAAGGTCCACGACCGCCGCGACGACATCAAGAAACGCGAGGCCGACAGGGAGATGGAAAAGGCCCTGAAGCGCCGCTACTGA
- a CDS encoding recombinase family protein — protein sequence MLDNSNVAPGKNKTLRCAIYTRKSHEEGLEQEFNSLDAQRESAEHYIEAQRMRGWTALPDRYDDGGFSGGNMERPGLRRLLADIDAGKIDVIVVYKVDRLSRSLLDFMKMIDLFNEKGVSFVSVTQHFSTTDPTGRMFLGILITFAQYEREVIAERIRDKVAAAKRRGKYCGGVPILGYDVDRDNKKLLVNPDEARTVQYIFRRFIQIGSAKKLGQELNEQGYRTKAWTTKKGKVREGSEWNTAHIYRLLNNRIYIGEIAHKDRSYPGEHEGIIDRATWDKVQAILEDNKPVKVSMARTKMVAPLKGVIRCGHCGCSMGPTYARKNGRHYTYYICQKDSKRTVSRCPLKRIPAGDIEQAVIEQLSAVFRTPTLVAKTYFAARDIEQAERERLFKQKAQLEMELSQAREQALELMKPGSDQPGKTEMLTTVNRQAVELSKQLTHVSERCRAYQGNSITEQDVSEAFQNVEGFWEDLFPVERNRLIRLLVDKVEIRETGIDMELRTNGLTTLIAELAGLACEVTERRASR from the coding sequence ATGCTTGATAACAGCAATGTCGCGCCGGGCAAAAACAAGACCCTGCGCTGCGCCATTTACACCCGCAAGAGTCATGAGGAAGGGCTCGAGCAGGAGTTCAACTCGCTGGATGCGCAACGGGAATCGGCGGAACACTATATCGAAGCTCAGAGGATGCGGGGCTGGACGGCTCTGCCGGATCGCTATGACGATGGTGGTTTCTCGGGCGGGAACATGGAGCGTCCGGGGCTGCGCCGCCTGCTGGCGGACATCGACGCCGGGAAGATCGATGTGATCGTCGTCTACAAGGTCGACCGGCTGTCCCGCTCGCTGCTGGACTTCATGAAGATGATCGACCTCTTCAACGAGAAGGGTGTCAGCTTCGTCTCGGTCACCCAGCACTTCAGCACCACTGATCCCACCGGCCGGATGTTTCTCGGCATCCTGATCACCTTCGCCCAGTACGAGCGGGAGGTCATCGCCGAACGTATCCGGGACAAGGTGGCGGCCGCCAAGCGCCGGGGGAAATACTGCGGCGGCGTACCCATCCTCGGATACGACGTCGACAGGGACAACAAGAAGCTGCTGGTCAACCCGGATGAAGCCAGGACGGTGCAGTACATCTTCCGCCGGTTCATCCAGATCGGCTCGGCCAAGAAGCTGGGCCAGGAATTGAACGAACAGGGATACCGCACCAAGGCCTGGACCACCAAGAAAGGAAAGGTGCGCGAGGGCTCCGAATGGAACACCGCCCACATCTACCGGCTGCTCAACAATCGAATCTATATCGGCGAGATCGCCCACAAGGATCGCAGTTACCCCGGCGAGCACGAAGGGATCATCGACCGGGCAACCTGGGACAAGGTGCAGGCCATCCTGGAGGACAACAAACCGGTCAAGGTTTCCATGGCCAGGACCAAAATGGTCGCCCCGCTGAAGGGCGTCATCCGCTGCGGCCACTGCGGCTGCTCGATGGGACCGACCTACGCCCGCAAGAACGGCCGCCACTACACCTATTACATCTGCCAGAAGGACAGCAAGCGGACCGTGAGCCGATGCCCCCTCAAACGAATTCCCGCCGGGGACATCGAGCAGGCGGTGATCGAGCAGTTGAGCGCGGTGTTCCGCACACCGACGCTGGTGGCCAAAACTTACTTCGCGGCCCGGGACATCGAGCAGGCGGAGCGGGAGCGGCTGTTCAAGCAGAAAGCCCAACTCGAGATGGAACTGTCGCAGGCGCGGGAGCAAGCACTCGAACTGATGAAACCCGGCAGCGATCAGCCGGGCAAGACCGAGATGCTGACGACGGTTAACCGCCAGGCGGTCGAGCTCTCGAAACAACTGACCCATGTGAGCGAGCGCTGCAGAGCCTACCAGGGGAACAGCATCACGGAACAGGATGTGTCGGAGGCCTTCCAGAATGTCGAGGGCTTCTGGGAAGACCTTTTCCCAGTGGAGCGAAATCGGCTCATCCGCCTCCTGGTGGATAAGGTCGAGATCCGCGAGACCGGAATCGACATGGAGCTGCGAACCAACGGGCTGACAACGCTCATCGCCGAGCTGGCTGGTCTGGCATGCGAAGTCACCGAACGGAGGGCAAGCCGATGA
- a CDS encoding DUF2924 domain-containing protein: MNELQNAATGGKNQDRTRNSVLRQMALLQSMSLEQLREKWLDLYGEEPPQYKKQFLIKRLAYRIQELFYGGLSEQAKVHLQQAAKEDPVATVNRRIPEERKSNEAILPGTRLVRVWNDRRYEVIVLADGYEFEGRTFRSLSAVAREITGTRWNGKVFFGLKKVYGRKAEGGSDA, encoded by the coding sequence ATGAATGAGTTACAGAATGCCGCCACGGGCGGCAAGAATCAGGACCGAACCCGAAACTCGGTCCTTCGGCAGATGGCCCTGCTGCAATCCATGTCCCTGGAGCAGCTCCGGGAAAAATGGCTCGACCTCTACGGCGAAGAGCCGCCCCAGTACAAAAAGCAATTCCTCATCAAGCGGCTGGCCTATCGCATCCAGGAGCTTTTCTACGGTGGGCTGTCCGAGCAGGCCAAGGTCCATCTCCAGCAGGCCGCCAAGGAGGACCCGGTCGCCACTGTCAATCGACGCATCCCTGAAGAGCGGAAATCAAACGAGGCGATCCTGCCCGGGACCAGACTGGTGCGGGTATGGAACGACCGGCGCTATGAGGTGATCGTCCTTGCCGATGGCTACGAGTTCGAAGGCCGCACCTTCCGGTCGCTCAGCGCGGTGGCCAGAGAGATCACCGGGACGCGCTGGAACGGGAAAGTCTTTTTCGGACTGAAGAAGGTTTACGGCAGAAAAGCCGAGGGAGGTTCGGATGCTTGA
- a CDS encoding MarR family transcriptional regulator: MGKKKLSEITDPQARTLRVICQIIDEKGLPPTVKELSEVLGISHASAHEQIAQLVRKGYLKKEARKARSIVVIRRPE; this comes from the coding sequence ATGGGAAAGAAAAAGCTATCGGAAATAACCGACCCGCAGGCCAGGACGCTGAGGGTCATTTGCCAAATCATCGATGAAAAGGGGTTGCCGCCAACGGTGAAAGAATTGTCGGAAGTCCTCGGTATCAGCCACGCGAGCGCCCACGAGCAGATCGCTCAACTGGTTCGGAAAGGCTATCTGAAGAAAGAAGCTCGTAAGGCCCGGAGCATCGTCGTCATCAGGAGGCCCGAATAA